Proteins from a single region of Candidatus Saccharibacteria bacterium:
- a CDS encoding DUF87 domain-containing protein codes for MAKKKLDPIDIAAEQRAREQAEVEQAFLKGMTTLRDLIAPSSLEIHASHFRLGTKYGRTLYIYGYPRQIYTGWLSSLINIDEVLDISMFIYPVESQVVLNNLRKKVTQLEASMSINSEKGRTRDPGLEAALQDAEELRDQLQVGSERFFRYGLYVTLYADSLDELSFVQHKIETLFGQQLIFSKVASSQQEQGLNSTIPQMSDQLQIRRNMNTGAISTSFPFTSADLTQEKGVLYGINMHNNGLVIFDRFSLENANMVVFAKSGAGKSFTVKLEALRSMMVGSDVLIIDPENEYQKLSDAVGGSYIRLSLNADTRINPFDLPRVIDREEADDALRANLVTLHGLFRLMLGGSQATAAGQMMSALTPAEEADLDQGLIDTYARAGITSDPLTHNSLPPTISDLYDTLLHMGGTGPALAQRLRKYTTGTFAGIFSQQSNIDINNHMVVFNIRDLEDELRPVAMYIVLSHIWNITRSEQRKRMLIVDEAWQLMKYDDSANFLFSLAKRARKYYLGLTTITQDVEDFMGSKMGRAIVANSSMQLLLKQSSSAVDVLSDVFKLTEEERKRLANFPVGQGLFFAGQNHVHIQIVASQTETGLISTNPMSQPQMQPQQPAEQPMTGGYTNPGDSNV; via the coding sequence ATGGCTAAGAAAAAACTCGACCCGATTGATATTGCCGCCGAACAGCGCGCACGCGAACAAGCAGAAGTTGAGCAAGCTTTTCTAAAAGGCATGACAACGCTTCGCGACCTTATTGCGCCAAGCAGCCTTGAAATCCACGCCAGCCATTTTCGCTTGGGAACAAAATACGGGCGTACGCTATATATCTACGGCTACCCACGCCAAATCTACACAGGCTGGCTAAGTTCGCTTATCAATATCGATGAAGTACTTGATATTAGTATGTTTATCTACCCGGTCGAAAGCCAGGTTGTCCTAAATAATCTTCGCAAAAAGGTGACGCAACTTGAGGCCTCGATGTCGATCAACAGCGAAAAGGGGCGCACTCGCGACCCTGGTCTTGAGGCGGCCCTGCAAGACGCCGAAGAACTTCGTGACCAATTGCAGGTTGGATCTGAGCGATTCTTCCGTTACGGCTTGTACGTAACACTTTACGCCGATAGCCTCGATGAGCTTAGTTTTGTTCAACACAAAATCGAAACACTCTTTGGTCAGCAACTTATCTTTAGCAAGGTAGCAAGCAGCCAGCAAGAGCAGGGGCTTAACAGTACGATCCCACAGATGAGCGACCAATTACAGATTCGCCGCAACATGAACACCGGTGCGATCAGCACAAGCTTTCCATTTACAAGCGCCGACCTTACTCAAGAAAAGGGCGTTTTGTACGGTATTAACATGCACAACAACGGCCTGGTTATTTTTGACAGGTTCAGCCTGGAAAACGCAAACATGGTGGTATTTGCAAAGTCTGGTGCTGGTAAGTCGTTTACCGTTAAGCTCGAAGCGCTTCGCAGTATGATGGTTGGCTCGGATGTGCTTATTATCGACCCAGAAAACGAGTACCAAAAACTTTCCGATGCCGTAGGCGGAAGCTATATTCGACTCAGTCTAAACGCCGACACGCGAATTAACCCATTCGACCTCCCCAGAGTTATCGATAGAGAAGAGGCAGATGACGCACTGCGCGCAAACCTCGTAACACTCCATGGTTTGTTCCGCCTCATGCTTGGTGGTAGCCAAGCAACGGCAGCGGGACAGATGATGTCGGCGCTAACGCCGGCCGAAGAAGCCGACCTTGACCAAGGCTTGATTGATACGTATGCTCGCGCGGGTATCACGAGTGACCCACTCACGCACAATTCGCTTCCACCAACAATTAGTGATCTCTACGATACGCTTCTCCACATGGGTGGCACAGGGCCAGCGCTAGCACAGCGTCTTCGTAAATACACCACTGGTACGTTTGCCGGTATCTTTTCGCAGCAATCGAATATCGATATCAATAACCACATGGTCGTCTTTAATATTCGCGACCTCGAAGACGAACTTCGCCCGGTCGCTATGTATATCGTGCTTTCCCACATTTGGAACATTACTCGTAGCGAACAGCGCAAGCGCATGTTGATCGTTGATGAGGCATGGCAGCTTATGAAGTACGACGACTCCGCAAACTTCTTGTTTTCACTTGCGAAACGCGCGCGTAAATATTATCTGGGGCTCACAACAATTACCCAGGATGTCGAAGACTTCATGGGAAGTAAAATGGGCCGCGCGATCGTGGCTAACTCATCTATGCAGTTACTCCTTAAGCAATCATCGAGTGCCGTCGACGTACTTTCGGATGTCTTTAAACTTACCGAGGAAGAACGCAAACGTCTTGCCAACTTCCCAGTAGGGCAGGGTTTGTTCTTTGCGGGACAAAACCACGTTCATATACAGATTGTGGCAAGTCAAACCGAGACAGGGCTTATTTCGACCAACCCAATGTCACAGCCTCAAATGCAACCCCAGCAACCAGCAGAACAACCTATGACCGGCGGCTACACCAATCCCGGGGATAGTAACGTATAA
- a CDS encoding M23 family metallopeptidase produces the protein MALSYKDDQKQDERLDPYSDNAKDLYKQEQDAYDQQFEDIAGNHDKTADDSQENDNIAKTQNIDKAREREEASWKSFYRDESGQKQKLTFKSFMKKKGPMGLIITLLLGGGGGFSLLFSPGMLIVDLKEKMNDKFNDQLAAMDVRTTALIKKKFGKTTSGLCGQKLSIRCKYNSMSKRQFSKLEKAIVAEGGKINTDGKTLIKGRAKITSIEFGGKVIGAADFASEIRTNPAFRSAMMKGYNPKLAGFADSLFGKLSAKLGINKQKNIGADEGKDNVNAEPDAEEKTDEQKMKEELVDAASGEAAAEAKANAIKTEEECDGGDGCTDGKRTVYKDEDGKAITEAEYNERVNATSELSSEIEARRSLADVGKKATKATLKGALTSTALGLGAVDTACTGYLLIRTVGYAAKYLGMLMLLRYAHVFMNTADSIKAGDATPKQVEFVGNILTSQNAIGQSATDSYGYKYAAYGDVMTMPRSEDVGQNTGGATSLSEEEQKQVLINDETTKYINGQLVSDNILAAVIGFVEQGATSIDVADETCKFVKSGWGQTILFGTAIVGAVVAFFSGGASLGWGVLAQAGVGIAISVALAMLTPKLVDMAAGRLVDGNENGNQAGNAITSGMGGYNAQTSQGRGLPAQKKEDAVAYAQLTKETMAQYDAVDRLNANPLDASNPHTFMGTFVSNLIPYASKISSSLTSNISAMTQFTTSSFASLLPSASAAEEAAQYNVCEDRDYKQFDLAVDPFCNVRYGLTSDVLAIDPETVLDYMLEHDYVDEETGQPKEDDNDYAEYIKHCMERAASIGGFVSEDDINKGEECVQNEHTGDEEKKYDMFRLFYIDQSIDEGMENGYANSGATAESDNGQVVSPVAPGHTITSGYGPRGSVPGASNGSSWHAAIDMVSTPTDVYAAMAGTVVSVGGGAVNVVTIKHADGLKTRYLHMWPKDTLVKAGDTVTAGQKIGKIGCAGQAEGYCGGPHLDFNIWVDEVKDRVKYSKYKVAPEAAGGSSGNAINPANFLKDNGVAGYDEAVNDN, from the coding sequence ATGGCACTAAGTTATAAAGATGACCAAAAGCAAGATGAGCGGCTCGATCCGTACTCTGATAATGCCAAGGATCTTTACAAACAAGAGCAAGATGCCTATGATCAACAGTTCGAAGATATTGCCGGCAATCATGATAAAACTGCCGACGATTCTCAGGAAAATGACAACATTGCCAAAACTCAAAATATAGACAAGGCCAGAGAGCGCGAAGAAGCTAGCTGGAAAAGTTTCTATCGTGACGAGAGCGGGCAAAAACAAAAGCTAACCTTTAAAAGCTTTATGAAAAAGAAGGGGCCGATGGGGCTCATTATTACACTACTTCTAGGCGGTGGTGGTGGTTTTTCGCTTTTGTTCTCGCCGGGGATGTTGATTGTTGACCTTAAAGAAAAGATGAACGACAAGTTTAACGACCAACTTGCCGCCATGGATGTTCGTACAACTGCACTTATTAAGAAAAAATTTGGCAAAACAACCTCTGGCCTCTGTGGGCAAAAACTCAGTATTCGCTGTAAGTACAATAGTATGTCGAAGCGGCAGTTCAGCAAGCTAGAAAAAGCGATCGTTGCCGAAGGTGGAAAAATCAACACCGATGGGAAAACCCTTATAAAAGGGCGGGCGAAAATTACAAGCATTGAATTCGGCGGCAAGGTGATTGGAGCGGCTGATTTTGCCAGTGAAATACGGACAAACCCAGCTTTTAGAAGCGCCATGATGAAGGGGTATAATCCCAAGCTAGCAGGTTTTGCCGATTCCTTATTCGGAAAGCTATCGGCCAAGTTAGGTATAAATAAACAGAAAAATATCGGGGCTGATGAGGGCAAAGATAACGTAAATGCCGAACCTGACGCCGAAGAAAAGACCGATGAACAGAAGATGAAAGAGGAGCTGGTGGATGCCGCCAGCGGAGAGGCGGCAGCAGAAGCTAAGGCTAATGCTATCAAGACAGAGGAGGAATGTGACGGCGGAGACGGATGTACGGATGGTAAGCGCACCGTATATAAGGACGAAGACGGTAAAGCAATCACCGAGGCCGAATATAACGAACGAGTCAACGCAACGTCAGAACTTAGCTCCGAAATCGAGGCACGCCGCTCGCTAGCTGATGTAGGCAAAAAGGCTACCAAAGCCACGCTTAAAGGCGCACTTACTTCAACTGCACTAGGCCTTGGCGCCGTTGATACGGCATGTACCGGGTACTTATTAATACGCACCGTTGGGTATGCCGCAAAGTACTTAGGTATGTTAATGCTCCTTCGTTATGCACATGTCTTTATGAATACGGCCGATTCTATCAAGGCGGGTGACGCCACTCCGAAACAAGTTGAATTTGTCGGAAATATTCTTACGTCACAGAACGCCATTGGACAAAGCGCTACCGATTCGTACGGCTATAAATACGCAGCATATGGAGACGTCATGACGATGCCTCGAAGCGAAGATGTTGGCCAGAATACAGGTGGAGCTACGTCCTTAAGCGAAGAAGAACAGAAACAAGTGCTTATTAACGACGAGACCACGAAGTACATCAATGGCCAGCTTGTTTCCGATAATATTCTTGCAGCCGTTATTGGATTCGTTGAGCAAGGCGCGACATCTATCGACGTCGCCGATGAGACATGTAAATTCGTAAAAAGCGGCTGGGGACAAACCATTCTATTCGGAACCGCGATTGTTGGTGCGGTAGTTGCATTCTTTAGTGGTGGAGCAAGTCTTGGATGGGGTGTACTTGCGCAAGCCGGTGTTGGTATTGCGATTAGCGTCGCCCTTGCCATGCTAACGCCAAAACTTGTTGACATGGCCGCCGGGCGACTTGTAGACGGAAATGAAAACGGTAACCAAGCAGGTAATGCAATCACCTCGGGCATGGGCGGGTACAACGCTCAAACCTCACAAGGTCGCGGACTTCCAGCTCAGAAAAAAGAAGATGCTGTCGCATATGCGCAACTCACCAAGGAAACCATGGCTCAATACGATGCAGTCGACCGACTAAATGCAAACCCGCTAGATGCCTCGAATCCACACACCTTCATGGGGACATTCGTATCGAACCTCATACCTTACGCATCGAAAATATCGAGCAGTCTAACAAGTAATATCTCGGCAATGACCCAATTCACAACTTCTTCATTCGCAAGTCTACTACCAAGTGCAAGCGCGGCCGAGGAAGCGGCACAGTACAATGTATGCGAAGACCGCGACTATAAGCAGTTCGATCTTGCTGTCGATCCATTTTGTAATGTTCGCTACGGCCTCACAAGCGACGTGCTCGCTATCGATCCGGAAACTGTACTCGACTACATGCTCGAGCACGACTATGTCGACGAAGAAACCGGCCAACCAAAAGAAGACGACAACGATTATGCTGAATACATAAAGCACTGTATGGAGCGCGCTGCATCGATTGGTGGATTCGTATCCGAAGATGATATCAATAAGGGTGAAGAATGTGTTCAAAATGAGCACACGGGTGACGAAGAGAAGAAATACGACATGTTCCGCCTCTTCTATATCGACCAAAGTATCGATGAAGGTATGGAAAACGGCTACGCAAACTCTGGCGCAACAGCCGAAAGCGACAATGGTCAGGTTGTATCGCCGGTTGCACCAGGCCACACAATAACAAGCGGTTATGGCCCACGCGGTTCGGTTCCTGGCGCATCGAACGGCTCGTCGTGGCACGCGGCAATCGATATGGTCAGTACTCCCACGGATGTTTACGCCGCTATGGCGGGCACAGTTGTATCCGTCGGAGGAGGAGCCGTTAACGTTGTAACAATAAAGCACGCCGATGGTCTTAAAACCCGCTACCTTCACATGTGGCCAAAAGATACACTCGTTAAGGCAGGCGACACGGTAACGGCTGGGCAAAAAATCGGAAAAATCGGCTGTGCAGGACAGGCCGAAGGGTATTGTGGCGGGCCGCATCTCGACTTTAATATATGGGTAGATGAAGTGAAGGATCGTGTTAAATATAGTAAATACAAGGTAGCACCAGAGGCTGCAGGCGGCAGTTCGGGTAATGCTATAAACCCCGCAAACTTCTTAAAGGATAACGGCGTGGCCGGATATGACGAGGCTGTAAATGATAATTAA